The following coding sequences are from one Arthrobacter crystallopoietes window:
- a CDS encoding SDR family NAD(P)-dependent oxidoreductase, with product MTAPKTIVITGASDGIGAAAAQILHAQGDKVVLVGRSPEKTEGVAEPLGADWFTADFQDLHQVRTLAKTLKAAYPRIDVLANNAGGLFAGPERTSDGFEKTFQVNHLAPFLLTHELLDVLLDSRASIVNTSSIAAKLFGRINIDDLNTWNGFTPNKAYGNSKLANILFTRGLHQRYSSQGLSAVAFHPGNVATNFAAETTSYLRHVYRTALSRFLITPERGGANLAYFCTGTPGTDWESGRYYSDRRRISRTNPQAADDNLVRRHWEASAQMLGLPA from the coding sequence ATGACCGCACCGAAGACCATCGTCATCACCGGCGCGAGCGACGGAATCGGAGCAGCCGCTGCCCAGATCCTGCATGCCCAAGGCGACAAAGTGGTCCTCGTCGGGCGGTCACCCGAGAAGACCGAAGGCGTCGCCGAGCCGCTAGGCGCCGACTGGTTCACCGCCGACTTCCAGGATCTCCACCAGGTCCGAACCCTCGCGAAAACCCTGAAAGCCGCCTACCCGCGCATCGACGTCCTGGCCAACAACGCGGGTGGCCTCTTCGCCGGTCCCGAACGCACCAGCGACGGGTTCGAGAAGACGTTCCAGGTCAACCACCTTGCGCCGTTCCTGCTCACGCACGAGCTGCTCGATGTCCTGCTCGACAGCCGCGCCAGCATCGTCAACACCTCAAGCATCGCGGCCAAACTCTTCGGCCGGATCAACATCGACGACCTGAACACCTGGAACGGTTTCACGCCGAACAAGGCCTACGGCAACAGCAAGCTCGCCAACATCCTCTTCACCCGCGGCCTGCATCAGCGCTACAGCTCCCAGGGACTCTCCGCGGTGGCATTCCACCCCGGAAACGTCGCCACCAACTTCGCGGCCGAAACCACCAGCTACCTCCGCCACGTCTATCGGACCGCCCTCAGCCGCTTCCTCATCACCCCCGAGCGCGGCGGCGCCAACCTCGCCTACTTCTGCACCGGCACGCCCGGCACCGACTGGGAGTCCGGCCGCTACTACAGCGACCGCCGCCGCATCAGCCGCACCAATCCGCAGGCCGCCGACGACAACCTCGTCCGCCGGCACTGGGAAGCAAGCGCCCAAATGCTAGGCCTCCCCGCCTGA
- a CDS encoding PfkB family carbohydrate kinase, with amino-acid sequence MEDSERKVVVVGQVARDLVLSIDDLPEEGGSATVRERREMLGGKGANQGVACRQLGARVELVGVVGDDAAGREVLEQAADDGIGVAGVVRRAGARTALLLDLVGPPGARRLVEDVDDQVLLSPDDVEACRESLRSADAVLVQLQQPGAAVAAALDACGEDALVVADGAPADEETRRRVLSRADVVRADSAELESLVGWEPDGAAEVVRAAQELLGQGPRVVALSVAGGRGDVVAWPGGHVVLPLLGEKAVDPTGGGDSFVAALAMALLAGETPELAAWWAAVAASDVVRRPGGRPELEADRLRTEARRAYEEAAATTG; translated from the coding sequence GTGGAGGATAGCGAACGCAAGGTAGTCGTGGTGGGACAGGTGGCGCGGGACCTCGTGTTGTCCATCGACGACCTGCCGGAAGAAGGCGGCTCAGCCACGGTCCGCGAGCGGCGGGAAATGCTGGGCGGCAAGGGCGCAAACCAGGGCGTTGCCTGCCGTCAGCTCGGTGCGCGCGTGGAACTGGTCGGCGTGGTCGGGGATGACGCCGCAGGGCGGGAGGTTCTCGAGCAGGCCGCGGATGACGGGATTGGGGTCGCGGGTGTGGTGCGGCGCGCGGGCGCGCGGACTGCGCTGCTGCTGGACCTCGTGGGGCCGCCGGGCGCCCGGAGGCTGGTCGAGGACGTCGATGACCAGGTGCTGCTCAGCCCTGACGATGTGGAGGCGTGCCGGGAGTCGCTGCGCTCCGCCGACGCGGTCCTGGTCCAGCTCCAGCAACCGGGAGCCGCCGTGGCGGCCGCGCTCGACGCCTGCGGGGAGGATGCGCTGGTGGTCGCGGATGGGGCGCCGGCAGATGAGGAAACCCGCCGACGGGTACTCTCGCGAGCGGATGTGGTGCGGGCCGACTCCGCCGAGCTCGAGTCGCTTGTCGGCTGGGAACCCGATGGCGCGGCGGAAGTGGTCCGTGCGGCGCAGGAGCTTCTGGGCCAGGGTCCGCGCGTTGTCGCGCTGTCCGTTGCCGGCGGGAGAGGCGATGTTGTCGCCTGGCCCGGCGGCCACGTGGTCCTGCCGCTGTTAGGTGAGAAAGCTGTGGATCCGACCGGCGGCGGCGACTCCTTCGTTGCGGCGCTGGCAATGGCGCTGCTGGCCGGAGAGACACCCGAGCTTGCGGCGTGGTGGGCGGCCGTGGCGGCGTCGGACGTTGTCCGAAGGCCCGGCGGCCGTCCGGAACTCGAGGCGGACCGGCTGCGCACCGAGGCGCGACGTGCTTACGAGGAAGCTGCCGCCACGACGGGATAG
- a CDS encoding glycoside hydrolase family 65 protein, whose amino-acid sequence MANQTFTTHPWQVRETSLDSESLGVAESVFALANGYVGFRGTLDEGQPSASRGLFLAGVYEYHPLSYPEGGYGHPEHGQIMIGVADGTVIRLLVDGVALDVREAAEGQHERVLDLRDGTVRREFEWRTPSGARMRLVSTRLVSLSHRSATAIRYEVQAVDQPVQVAIRSELTVNGTPPPVDNSDPRVDQALRRPFEPCLRGSHEAGGHLVHRTRGSGTCVAAAVEHELVLPEGADVRTTDSADQIATSVAAELPPGGTVGFVKYVSHAWSREDPAADLRDQVAAGLEGARQLGWEGLLAEQRRVLDDFWETADVEIDGDPKLQQALRFDLFQLLQASACVNAAPVGAKGLTGYGYSGHTFWDIDGFLIPSMSLLRPQDAARLLRWRSSGLPQARERAQVLGLEGASFPWRTIDGGEASAYWPASTAAAHINADVARGFTFWADATGGNLEDVGGLGVLVETARVWARMLHHDHAGRCHLYGMTGPDEYTGVVDDNVFTNLMAARNLHWAADACDGDPAAAQRLQVTTAELGLWREAADSMYIPYDEVLGVHQANEGFTTYREWDFEDRQDAYPVQDHAHYAKIYRRQVIKQADLELALWWCSEAFTPEETARNVDYYEARTVRDSSLSAAAQAVVCARTGHLDLALAYLREAALVDLRDLQQDSDQGLHLASLAGAWLALVCGMGGLQIEGRVPQLAPRLPARLGRIAFRFQWRGHRLGVETTAEGTVIRLLDELPATTRLETEIVVSIDGKDYKVASGQPAVAPLCSPDPLLPTPTQPVGRAPDGM is encoded by the coding sequence GTGGCTAACCAAACCTTCACTACGCATCCTTGGCAGGTCCGCGAAACCTCCCTCGATTCGGAATCCCTCGGGGTGGCGGAGTCCGTCTTCGCCCTAGCTAATGGCTATGTGGGATTCCGCGGAACTTTGGATGAAGGGCAGCCGAGTGCGTCGCGAGGCTTGTTCCTGGCCGGCGTCTACGAGTACCACCCGCTGTCCTATCCGGAAGGCGGCTACGGGCACCCCGAGCACGGCCAGATCATGATCGGGGTGGCCGACGGGACCGTGATCCGGCTCCTAGTGGACGGCGTGGCGTTGGATGTGCGCGAGGCGGCCGAGGGACAGCACGAGCGGGTGCTCGACCTGCGGGACGGCACGGTACGCCGCGAATTCGAGTGGCGCACTCCGAGCGGGGCCAGGATGCGGCTGGTTTCCACCCGGCTGGTGTCGCTGTCCCACCGCTCGGCGACGGCCATCCGCTATGAAGTGCAGGCCGTGGACCAGCCCGTGCAGGTGGCAATCCGCTCCGAACTCACGGTCAACGGCACGCCGCCGCCGGTGGACAACAGTGATCCCCGGGTGGACCAGGCATTGCGCCGTCCGTTTGAGCCCTGCCTGCGCGGTTCGCACGAAGCCGGAGGCCACCTGGTGCACCGCACGCGGGGGAGCGGAACCTGTGTGGCCGCCGCCGTCGAGCATGAACTTGTGCTGCCGGAGGGCGCCGACGTGCGCACCACGGACAGTGCGGACCAGATTGCCACGAGCGTTGCGGCCGAGCTACCGCCGGGCGGAACCGTCGGCTTCGTGAAGTATGTCAGCCACGCCTGGTCGCGGGAGGATCCAGCCGCGGACCTGCGGGACCAGGTTGCGGCGGGACTCGAGGGTGCGCGGCAGCTGGGCTGGGAGGGGCTGCTGGCAGAGCAGCGGCGCGTCCTCGACGACTTCTGGGAGACCGCGGACGTGGAGATCGACGGGGATCCGAAACTCCAACAGGCCCTGCGCTTCGATCTTTTCCAGCTGCTGCAGGCCTCCGCGTGCGTGAACGCGGCGCCGGTGGGCGCCAAGGGCCTGACAGGTTACGGCTACAGCGGGCACACCTTCTGGGACATCGACGGCTTCCTGATCCCTTCCATGTCCCTGCTGCGGCCCCAGGATGCAGCCCGGTTGCTCCGCTGGCGGTCGTCCGGACTGCCCCAGGCGCGCGAGCGGGCGCAGGTTCTGGGACTCGAAGGCGCCTCCTTCCCGTGGCGGACCATCGACGGCGGGGAAGCGTCCGCCTACTGGCCCGCCAGCACCGCCGCCGCGCATATCAACGCCGACGTCGCACGGGGCTTCACCTTTTGGGCGGATGCCACCGGGGGAAACCTTGAGGACGTCGGGGGACTGGGCGTTCTGGTGGAAACCGCCCGCGTCTGGGCGCGGATGCTGCATCACGACCACGCGGGGCGCTGCCACCTGTACGGGATGACCGGCCCGGACGAGTACACCGGCGTCGTCGATGACAACGTCTTCACCAACCTCATGGCCGCGCGGAACCTGCACTGGGCAGCCGACGCGTGCGACGGCGACCCGGCGGCGGCGCAACGGCTCCAGGTAACGACGGCGGAGCTGGGACTCTGGCGCGAGGCCGCGGACTCGATGTACATCCCGTACGACGAGGTTCTCGGGGTGCATCAGGCCAACGAGGGGTTCACCACCTACCGCGAATGGGACTTCGAGGACCGGCAGGACGCCTACCCGGTGCAGGACCATGCGCACTACGCGAAGATCTACCGGCGCCAGGTGATCAAGCAGGCAGACCTGGAGCTTGCCCTCTGGTGGTGTTCCGAGGCCTTCACGCCGGAGGAAACGGCCCGGAACGTGGACTACTACGAGGCACGGACCGTCCGCGACTCCTCGCTCTCGGCCGCAGCCCAGGCGGTGGTCTGCGCGCGTACTGGGCATCTTGACTTGGCGCTCGCCTACCTGCGTGAGGCTGCCTTGGTGGACCTGCGCGACCTGCAGCAGGACAGCGACCAGGGGCTGCACCTCGCGTCGCTGGCCGGAGCGTGGCTGGCGCTCGTCTGCGGTATGGGCGGGCTGCAGATCGAAGGCCGGGTCCCCCAGTTGGCACCGCGGCTGCCCGCGCGGCTCGGGCGCATCGCCTTCCGCTTCCAGTGGCGGGGCCACCGCCTGGGTGTGGAGACCACCGCCGAGGGCACAGTCATCCGGCTGCTCGACGAACTCCCCGCGACCACACGTCTTGAGACGGAGATCGTTGTGTCGATCGACGGCAAGGACTACAAGGTGGCATCCGGACAGCCCGCGGTAGCTCCGCTTTGTTCACCGGATCCGCTGCTTCCGACGCCGACCCAGCCTGTGGGACGGGCACCGGACGGAATGTAG